ACCAGTCGTAGCTCCTGGGCAGTGGGTCCGGATCGGTGACGTACAGCTCCGTCGCGGCTGGCCAGTAGGCGCTGAAGTACATCCCGAGAATCGAACCAGACAGCTGGGGTTCCGAGACCGTCACGGCGACGTCGTCCGTGTGTGTGCCCGAGACGATCGTGGAGTCGCCGATCATCGCCGCCGCGTCGTCGACCGTGTAGACCAGCGGGAGACTCTCCCCCCAGTACCGGACCACGTCTGCGATCCCGGCGAACTCGCTGCCGTCGCCGTCGACCTCGTCCATCCCACCGATCAAGAGGAAGACGACCACGTCGCTGTCGACGGCGGTGCGCAGCTCCGACTCGATCTCCGGGAAGACGTGCTCCGGAACCGCCAACAGCAGCTCCTGTGTCGCCGCCGAGATCGCGCTCTCGATGCGTTTGAGCGCCGTCTCGCGGGACTTGATCATCTGTATCTCCGGGGTCTCCGGCGTCGTCTCGTTGAAGCGCGCTTCGAGCGACGGCCTGATCGAGTCGAGGCGGTTCGAGAGATTCTCGATCGCCTCTGCGGGCGGCAGCGCCCGAATCGTCGTCGGAGAAGCGTGGTCGTTGACCCGCACGAGCCCCTTGCCTTCGAGGCGCTCGGCGATGTTGTACACCGCCCGCTGGGTCACGTCCGTCGTCTCAGAGACGGTACTGGTCGAGGCCTCCCCACATGCGAGCAACGCGAGATACGTATCGATTTCCGTATCGGAAAGTCCGAAGACGCTCAGCTCCTCTCGGAGCTGTTCGTCGTCGTGTTCGTCTGAAGTCCCCATTACCAGTGCGGTAGAACGGCTCCGGCAATGTACGTGTTCATCTCGGAACCACCGCGGGTTCCGGTGAGCCCGCCGGGGCTCTCGTGAAGCAGGGATAGCCGGCGGTGTTAGTCCATGGCGACGGTGACGTAGCCGCCGAAGTCGAGGATGACTCGCTGTGTTCGGTCGCCAAAGACCGCCTTGCCGGTCGGCGAACGACGCTGCCCAGGCAGGAAGATGTGATCGCAGTCCGTCTCGTCGGCGAGTGTGATGATCCGGTCGGCCTGATCCTCGTCGGCGACCTCGACGCGCACGTCGTAGGCGATATCCTCACCCAGGACCTCCTTTGCCAGGTCCGAGACGTCGCTCGCGAGCCCGTCGAGGATCGCGCCCTCGTCGTAGGTGGTGTGTTCGACCTTCCCGATGGCGTCGAGCGTCTCCGCGACTTCCTCGTACTCGTCGGTCGTCACCAGCGAGAGGACGACGAGGTCGCTGTCCGAGCCGGCGGCGAACGAACGCGCGCGGTCCAGCAGTTGGCGATCACGATCGATATCTTCGACGACGACGAGCGCATCTGACATTGTACTGGCTGTCACGTCAGCGTAGAACATTAAAACAGTGTCGCAGTCAGCGCGGGTCGTCGTCGCCCAGAACCGCCACGACGCCGCCCAGAACGGCCGATCGTTTACTATGGCGAATTACTGCTGGCGGACGACACACCGTGATACTACCGGCTGTACATCTGTGAACGATTTCGCCACCCCGGGGTGGCGAAGATCTTCACGAAGGTACAGCCGGCAGTATGACGAGTGATCGCCACCTCGTGAGGTGAGGGGGCCGAGCGGGACGGTCGACAGTATCAGCCGAGCAGTTCCTCGAAGGGGTCCCAGTCGGCGTAGATACACGCCGCCGAGCCGAGGAAGACGGCCCCGAGCATCGCGCCGCTGAGCACCGAGATCACGAACGTCCCCGTTCCGGGTTCGATCGTCGGCGTCGCCAGTCCGAGCAAGGCGAGCAACACCGCACTCGACACGAAAAAGCCACGCAGGACGATCGTCATCAGTGGGTACGCTCCGGTAGGGCCGCGTCGGTAATCGGGCTTTCGTTCGTCGCGTGGGTGTCGAGTGTGGTCGCGCCCATGTTCAGTCGTTCAGTGTCGGCGACTCGGCGGCTTCGACGCCGTCGAGCGGTTCGCTCTCCCAGTACTCGTGGTCGGGATCGGTGCGGTGACAGGCGGCACAGCGTTCGTTCGCCGTCGCCGCCTCCTCGCCCAGTTCCGGGGCCGTGGTGGTACAGGCTTCCCGAGCCTCCGGACAGCGGGTGTGGAACCGACAGCCCGACGGCGGATTCACCGGGTCCGGGATGTCGATCGAGCGGACCGGCGGATCGGTCATCTCCTGTGCGGTCGGGTCCAGATCGGCGGTCGCCCAGCGCAGCACCTTCGTGTAGGGGTGCTGGGGGTCGTTCAGGACCTCGTCGGGCGGGCCGATCTCGACGATCTCCCCGAGATACATGATGCCGATGCGTCCGCCCGCCTCCTGTGCCAGATAGCGAGCGTTCGAGAGGTTGTGGCTGATGAACACGAACGAGGTGTTGAACTGTTCTTGCAGTTCCAGGAGGAGATTCATCGTCTCGACGCGCAGCGACACGTCGAGCGCCGAGACGGCCTCGTCGGCGAGGATCACGTCCGGATTCATCAGCAGGGCACGGACCAGCGCGATCCGTTGCTGTTCGCCCCCCGAGAGCTGGTGGGGGAACCGATGCGCGTAGTCTTCGGGTGGCTCCATGCCCACCCGGTCCAGCAGCGCGAAGATCCGCGCCCGGCGGTCCTCGGTGGACATCTCGGGGTCCCACTTCTTCAGGGGCGCTTCCAGCGTCGTCAGGACCTTCCGGTTGGGGTTGAGCGCCGCGCCGGGATCCTGGTGGATCATCTGGAGGGAGCGCCGGATGTCGTCGAAGGGAACGGTCACGTCGCCGCGGCCGTCCTTGGCGTCCCACACGTCTTGGCCTCGGTAGGAGACGGTCCCATCGGTGGGGCGCTGGACGCCGATGATCGTCTTGCCCAGCGTCGTCTTCCCGCACCCAGACTCCCCGACGAGTGCGAGCACGTCGTTCTCGGGGATGTCGATCGACACGTCACTGACCGCCTGGACGGTCTCTGGCTCGTCGAACAGCGACTCGACGACGCCCTGCTCTTTCTCGAAGTCGACCGAGACGTTCTCCAGCGACATCACGATATCGTCGTCGTCCCGGGTGGTCCCCGTCGTCGTGGCGCGGTCGCTCACGCGTCGGACACCTCCGAGAGGTCGAACGGAACGGCGTCCTCGGCCTCGTCGTAGTGGAAGCAGGCCGAGCGGTGGTCGTCCTCGACGTCTATCCACGGCGGCGTCTCCTCGTGACACTCCCTGGTCGCGAGCGGACACCGCGGCGCGTAGTGACAGCCGTCGGGGACGTGGGCCGGGTTCGGCGCGGTCCCCTCGATCGGTCGCATCGAGTCGGTCGGCGCGTCGAGGTTCGGCACGGCCTGCAGCAGCGCCCGCGTGTAGGGGTGCTTCGAGTCGTGGGCGATCTGCGTTGCGGTGCCGACCTCCGCGAGTTCGAAGGCATAGAGGATCGCCAGTCGGTCGGCCAGTCCCGCGACCAGCGGGAGGTCGTGGGTGATAAAGAGGATCGTCAGGTCGTACTTCTCCTTGATGTCGGCCAGCAAGGAGAGGATCGAGCGCTGCATCAGCAGGTCGAGCGCCGCCGTCGGCTCGTCCATCAGGAGTACCTGCGGTTCGAGGATCAGGCTGAGTGCGATCAGCGCCCGCTGGCTCATCCCGCCCGAGAGTTCGTGGGCGTACGAGTCGAGCACGCGGTCGGGGTCGAGGTACAGGTCCGACAGCAACTGCCGGGCCCGGTCCATCCCCGCCTCCACGTCGTAGTCGTGGGCCGCCAGCGTCTCCTCGAAGTGCCCGCGGATCGACATGGTGGGGTTGAACGACGACAGCGCGCCCTGGAACACCATCGACACTTCCTCCCAGCGGAACTCTTTGAGCTCCTCGGTCGAGAGGTCGAGAACGTCGACCGGTTCGCCGCCGTCCTCGGGGTGGTAGGTCACCTCCCCGGTCGTGATCCCGGGTTCCTCGACGGCGTCCATCATGGCGTTTGCAAGCATCGACTTGCCGCTGCCGGACTCGCCGACGACGCCGAGGATCTCGCCCCGGCGGAGGTCGATCGACACGTCGTCCAGTACCATCGCGTCTCGGTGCTCCAGGTCGTAGGTGACACAGACGTTGCGGGCCTCGATGATCGGGTCCGCGCTGTCGGGGCCACCCTGCGTGCGTTGTCCTTGCATTCAGATCCCTCCCTCGTCGTCGTCGCTCGCGACGGTCTCGGCGTGGCGGGCACGGACCCGCGGATTGAAGATCCGGTCGGCTCCCTGGGCCAGCAGCGTCAGGCCCAGCGCGAGGCCGATGACCGCGACCATCGGGACCAGCAGCCAGTGGAACGCGGCGGGCGAAGAGATCGCGCCGGCACGGTTGACGGCGGCGTTCATCATGACGCCCCAGTTGCTGCTGTTGTACGGCAAGACGCCGAGGAAGTACAGACCGACGACGCCGAAGATGACCGCACGAGCCTGCTGGACGAAGTTCATCGTGATGTAGGGCATCAGGTTCGGGACGATGTCCCCGGAGATGATGACCGAGGTCTCCATCCCCATGATGCGGGAGGCTTCGACGTACTCGGCGTCGCGCAGCGTCAACACCTGCGAGCGGATGGCGCGTGCCAGCCCCGCCCAGGCGTTGATCGTCACGAGGATCCCGATGACGACCGGGTTGCCCTCGATCTGGAGCGCCGAGGCCAGCACGATCGTCAGCGGGAGCCCCGGAATAGTCATCATGACGTCGGTGACGACCATCAGCACCCGGTCGGCGGTGCCGCCCTTGTAGCCGGCGATGGTCCCGAAGACCGTCCCGAGACAGACCGTAAAGACCGCGCCGGAGGCGACCATGGTCAGCATCGACGGCGTGGCGTGGACCACCTGCGAGAGGAGGCTCACGCCGGACTGGGTCGTTCCCAGCGGGTACTCGAGCGTCCGGAAGGCCCCGATCAGATAGCCGCCCTGGTTGGGCGACGGTTCCGTGACGAGCAGGAGTCCGACCGTCCCTACGAACAGGTAAAACAGGACGACGAGCACGCCCGTGCGCGCGCGCCAGTCGCTCCAGACGATCCGGGCCGGCGCGAGGAGTTTCTCGTCGATCCACTGTCGCCGCCGTTCGGCGTCGGTCATCGACACGTCGGCCATCTGTTGGAACTCCGAGACCGACGAGGAGCCCCCGTCGGCCGCGACGCGGCCGTTGCGGGCGTGGCCCGAGATGGCACCCCGCTCGGGCGTGCGATCCTCGTCGGTAAAGCGGTCGGGGTCGTCGGTGAGTCCGTCGACGACAGCGCCGACGTCGCTCTCGTCCACGTCGTCC
Above is a genomic segment from Halomicrobium sp. LC1Hm containing:
- a CDS encoding universal stress protein — its product is MSDALVVVEDIDRDRQLLDRARSFAAGSDSDLVVLSLVTTDEYEEVAETLDAIGKVEHTTYDEGAILDGLASDVSDLAKEVLGEDIAYDVRVEVADEDQADRIITLADETDCDHIFLPGQRRSPTGKAVFGDRTQRVILDFGGYVTVAMD
- a CDS encoding ABC transporter ATP-binding protein, with the translated sequence MSDRATTTGTTRDDDDIVMSLENVSVDFEKEQGVVESLFDEPETVQAVSDVSIDIPENDVLALVGESGCGKTTLGKTIIGVQRPTDGTVSYRGQDVWDAKDGRGDVTVPFDDIRRSLQMIHQDPGAALNPNRKVLTTLEAPLKKWDPEMSTEDRRARIFALLDRVGMEPPEDYAHRFPHQLSGGEQQRIALVRALLMNPDVILADEAVSALDVSLRVETMNLLLELQEQFNTSFVFISHNLSNARYLAQEAGGRIGIMYLGEIVEIGPPDEVLNDPQHPYTKVLRWATADLDPTAQEMTDPPVRSIDIPDPVNPPSGCRFHTRCPEAREACTTTAPELGEEAATANERCAACHRTDPDHEYWESEPLDGVEAAESPTLND
- a CDS encoding TrmB family transcriptional regulator, yielding MGTSDEHDDEQLREELSVFGLSDTEIDTYLALLACGEASTSTVSETTDVTQRAVYNIAERLEGKGLVRVNDHASPTTIRALPPAEAIENLSNRLDSIRPSLEARFNETTPETPEIQMIKSRETALKRIESAISAATQELLLAVPEHVFPEIESELRTAVDSDVVVFLLIGGMDEVDGDGSEFAGIADVVRYWGESLPLVYTVDDAAAMIGDSTIVSGTHTDDVAVTVSEPQLSGSILGMYFSAYWPAATELYVTDPDPLPRSYDWFRQATLHATLHEQAGVDLHAEVETESGATVAGPITEIRQAFIEPTSNDFTLENSFFIDTGDGIVSVGGKGSFIEDYQSRSVRLRRLDAVE
- a CDS encoding ABC transporter ATP-binding protein → MQGQRTQGGPDSADPIIEARNVCVTYDLEHRDAMVLDDVSIDLRRGEILGVVGESGSGKSMLANAMMDAVEEPGITTGEVTYHPEDGGEPVDVLDLSTEELKEFRWEEVSMVFQGALSSFNPTMSIRGHFEETLAAHDYDVEAGMDRARQLLSDLYLDPDRVLDSYAHELSGGMSQRALIALSLILEPQVLLMDEPTAALDLLMQRSILSLLADIKEKYDLTILFITHDLPLVAGLADRLAILYAFELAEVGTATQIAHDSKHPYTRALLQAVPNLDAPTDSMRPIEGTAPNPAHVPDGCHYAPRCPLATRECHEETPPWIDVEDDHRSACFHYDEAEDAVPFDLSEVSDA
- a CDS encoding ABC transporter permease, which produces MSPTDRHDADDVDESDVGAVVDGLTDDPDRFTDEDRTPERGAISGHARNGRVAADGGSSSVSEFQQMADVSMTDAERRRQWIDEKLLAPARIVWSDWRARTGVLVVLFYLFVGTVGLLLVTEPSPNQGGYLIGAFRTLEYPLGTTQSGVSLLSQVVHATPSMLTMVASGAVFTVCLGTVFGTIAGYKGGTADRVLMVVTDVMMTIPGLPLTIVLASALQIEGNPVVIGILVTINAWAGLARAIRSQVLTLRDAEYVEASRIMGMETSVIISGDIVPNLMPYITMNFVQQARAVIFGVVGLYFLGVLPYNSSNWGVMMNAAVNRAGAISSPAAFHWLLVPMVAVIGLALGLTLLAQGADRIFNPRVRARHAETVASDDDEGGI